One window of the Sulfurospirillum oryzae genome contains the following:
- a CDS encoding two-partner secretion domain-containing protein, whose protein sequence is MTSRQVVSVIVSTVLILNQTLLAAELTIDTSAPKANQADLIKAPSGTTIVNIVTPNSQGLSHNKFSNFNVDSQGLILNNAKTIANTQLAGYISYNPNLTGNNAKLILNEVTGTSKTLLQGYTEVAGVAADVIIANPNGISVNGGGFINTPSATLTTGTPMMNGNLLQGFDISGGSIVIDGDGFNGNNIAKVNLYAKALQLNAKLYADGLNVVIGENTISLDGSVTPKNKSGSGVSIDSTLLGGIYANTITLKSTDKGIGVNLPPEVFAQNSLELLADGSIVASKVVAGTNVALTSQSANVNLTNDVTANNIALNAGKELLVAENKVIQSFQDMTIVAETISNKGELNALLGTGKSSITALGNINNEGLIGGYDVDVKASSIDNTGAFYSKNNLVVTAQTLNNDGVIRSNKAIDLLIESSLTNQANGLIYSDDTLNIAANSAKDKINTVTNYGTIQSDKDIAITAQTLNNTASTPTISQVSTSGSTTVSQGGINDYDVVTTTTQTQIVDIPTTPALIIASGDIALDLGTLNNHYSLIASDGNIVLNATLANNVGKVIVTTTDIVTTQYRNTKSCKKKFGVTYGCHTYAGYRGTFTQSDTTRLPLAGYGIQAKKSITGNVVTLNNISDQLNGSLDAQQIQAKLTTIDSVENNAKNLQKLTTSLTDSTTNAQEMTSDAPTITGAVAAIVTLSDLDTFKTDLASVKTGLQESLDDVKATLSSLEAIVTSIKALGNTGGITHNTTSLESTIAVLKNNITLAESHLTDFDTIKNSLVVVADATAKKQNLIDTNVVMNDLFSQSAQALSTLNITPLSTGLETVGNTLRTEVNTALAQQNNVEYKIITANEGLYQTNTHNALSPTTPVTYTANSSTIIDNITLPKGKYGVFLVDKAKDHPYLIEANPLYTNYNTFISSDYMLKKLDYRPENTLKRLGDAMYETQLVSNSVIRLSGSRYLEGYGSELSQFQGLMDNALSLQSSLELKLGIALSSDQIARLSKNIVWMVEKVVDGQSVLAPEVYLASTNVGSDGAKIAAGNIDLVIQDTLLNDGIIAADGSLKVATGSKLTNQNGAITSGGTMALSSGGALENLSGTITSGGDMSLQAGSIASSALTQDKTYNYGQGSQTTTLKGKASQLTSGGSLAMQANDDITLANTHVQAQGDIALVSSNGAVNIEAVETKETYDFQLKNGYNRGNSITQNGSTVEGKNIAINANQVGVIASNMNANENIVLDSKEGVNILAANDLTYQDTKITSKSGFFGKKTQQDTKYKETVVQSNLKANNILIKADTGSATLESANLIAKENIVVDAKTDINVLAKQYREGEMHSTSKSSWGGLSQSASMNRVDALNAKEAQLRTEALNIIMKSGNDIKVIGSNIDAASDLQLQAANEVLIAAAQEFSQNEQWSKKSSFNLGNMLTSLATFGLTKTGPVYESEFKKDDKTKVSAKSSNINSGNNIIIDSGNAKVVGSNLSATNTIQATTNTGSIEVLSAEESAKTSSVSKKTEVSLGNIFEMAESIQKVVTPQPGKDQDTKIKISVAKATYDNSATSTESLTHKSSSLTSKSGDIVMDSKKDIMVDGSKLEAAKTVKLTTQEGDVTIKESIDTFTENAKEKHASAEVSITVQNEYVEIGSAVKAAAESAKQLKKVKEDYSKYKDEVSKLESTLSDVKARYKAKEAGIDFEDIGDLQDLIDNVKDNEKYYVAAIAAAAADLATKTVAIASQVATAAASSGTWGFSAGLALDMKGSQLLSDAGYTKSLASSIYGNDILINTNTATDTTTTVSGSTLAAKDNLNITTHDLHVKSSVDTTTSKQDSKDLSGTLSMTMYGGGSGLGATLGYGEGHQNSDSTTNTNAELLAKNINITTTNDASFKGATVKADDTLNVKVGGDLSVESQRDSSSSNSKGFNVSVSASLGKDKDYTANQSDYATPEAYKAAQNALNKTAGARIGNGLGSTGASFGANTGTSQSKQTVLTSLTGDNVNIDVEKNTNIKGALIAAGSTNEQGQFEDNGNLKFKTDTLTFANSSNTQFSSSNSFNVGANIGFETKTNAKTNVKESTTKVNSSSLSLSNQMGYSGSKTLATVGQGKLEVGDTENSDDLTRLNRDTTKVNKELYSGSVGTSVTAVLDHRLLTEDGRNQIKEDVKKASNALSAMGDAITKDEVGLKNFFEHQGVVDATYEVMKQFIQTEDGKYAKIWNDQVNATPEQIQEATNAFSKVIAYQYNISLDEAKLIAAASFMKGATYNQPKSNTIVVNANGNNNALDYAETTTHEGIHAGINQGFISNRGTPELNEAYARLMEGYGNKDFVFVYTNAGYGEVKTDNVNKPITQGDSALIDKNTEWFMDKAINDPKNVDYSTDVQKLPDGRYKVVNVNLKDNDKSIYVVNDKGERTGEKIGESIFIDSFYYADGSSKATLARGIIDTTSKEGANFLNNKIYSDTPSIASYINEWRNYNFKDIGAEKYPPGQERADYTYRGSQIYPGVYASARDFGNIGAGYVAGYGLMPWNLSKFTFERFQAKQNGNIFGDGTEVGQSTSAQFLGWEKGYQAITNKLQD, encoded by the coding sequence ATGACAAGTAGACAAGTTGTATCCGTTATTGTTAGCACCGTTTTAATATTAAACCAAACACTCCTAGCAGCAGAACTCACCATAGATACCAGTGCGCCTAAAGCCAATCAAGCAGACCTCATTAAAGCACCCAGTGGAACGACAATTGTCAATATAGTAACGCCCAATTCGCAAGGGCTTTCGCACAATAAATTCTCAAATTTCAATGTCGATTCACAAGGTCTCATCCTTAATAATGCTAAAACGATTGCTAATACGCAGCTTGCAGGATACATCTCTTACAACCCAAATTTAACAGGCAATAATGCTAAACTCATTCTCAATGAAGTCACAGGTACGAGTAAAACACTCCTGCAAGGTTATACGGAAGTGGCAGGTGTAGCTGCTGATGTTATCATCGCTAATCCTAATGGTATCAGTGTTAATGGTGGAGGATTTATCAATACACCTAGTGCAACACTTACCACAGGTACACCTATGATGAATGGAAACCTGTTGCAAGGCTTTGACATTAGTGGCGGAAGCATCGTCATTGACGGAGATGGCTTTAATGGTAATAATATTGCTAAAGTCAATCTCTACGCTAAGGCGTTACAACTCAATGCTAAACTTTACGCCGATGGGCTCAATGTTGTGATAGGGGAAAACACCATATCCCTTGATGGCAGTGTTACGCCTAAAAACAAAAGTGGCAGTGGTGTGTCTATCGACTCAACGCTACTTGGAGGCATTTATGCCAATACCATAACGCTCAAAAGTACTGACAAAGGCATTGGTGTCAATCTTCCGCCTGAAGTCTTTGCTCAAAATTCCTTAGAACTTCTTGCCGATGGTAGCATCGTTGCTTCTAAAGTCGTTGCAGGCACAAACGTAGCACTGACCTCTCAAAGTGCCAATGTCAATCTTACCAATGATGTAACAGCCAATAACATTGCCCTTAATGCAGGTAAAGAGCTTCTAGTTGCAGAAAATAAAGTCATTCAATCATTTCAAGACATGACCATCGTAGCCGAAACCATTAGCAATAAAGGTGAATTGAATGCTCTTTTAGGCACAGGGAAAAGCAGCATTACCGCTTTAGGGAACATCAACAATGAAGGGCTTATTGGCGGTTATGATGTGGATGTAAAAGCCAGTAGCATTGACAACACGGGTGCATTTTATTCTAAAAATAATCTAGTAGTTACAGCTCAAACACTAAACAATGATGGTGTCATTCGAAGCAATAAAGCCATAGATCTTCTTATCGAAAGCTCTCTTACCAATCAAGCAAATGGGCTTATCTACAGTGACGATACGTTAAATATCGCTGCAAATAGTGCCAAAGATAAAATCAATACAGTAACCAACTACGGCACCATCCAATCGGATAAAGACATAGCCATCACCGCCCAAACACTGAACAATACAGCAAGTACCCCAACCATAAGCCAAGTCTCAACTTCTGGCTCCACAACGGTTTCTCAAGGTGGCATTAATGATTATGATGTTGTCACAACAACAACCCAAACGCAAATAGTCGATATTCCAACTACTCCTGCATTGATTATAGCCTCTGGCGATATTGCGCTTGATCTTGGTACATTAAACAATCATTACTCCCTTATAGCCTCCGATGGTAACATCGTCCTTAATGCAACGTTAGCCAACAATGTCGGCAAAGTCATCGTGACCACAACAGACATCGTCACCACCCAATATCGTAATACCAAAAGTTGTAAGAAAAAATTTGGCGTAACTTATGGTTGCCATACCTACGCTGGATATAGAGGTACCTTTACACAAAGCGACACCACCAGACTTCCCCTAGCAGGATACGGGATCCAAGCTAAAAAAAGCATCACTGGTAATGTTGTCACCCTCAATAACATCAGTGACCAGTTAAATGGTTCGCTAGATGCTCAGCAAATTCAAGCTAAATTAACCACGATTGACAGTGTGGAAAATAACGCTAAAAATTTACAAAAACTAACAACCTCTCTTACAGATTCAACTACCAATGCACAAGAGATGACCTCCGATGCACCCACCATCACGGGAGCCGTGGCAGCTATTGTAACGCTTAGCGATTTGGATACTTTTAAAACGGATTTAGCTTCCGTAAAAACAGGACTTCAAGAGTCTCTTGATGACGTAAAAGCAACCCTCTCCTCTTTAGAAGCTATCGTTACTTCCATCAAAGCATTGGGAAACACAGGTGGTATAACCCATAACACCACCTCTCTAGAATCCACGATAGCCGTACTTAAAAACAATATTACCCTAGCAGAGAGCCACTTAACTGATTTCGATACGATAAAAAACTCCCTAGTCGTTGTTGCAGATGCTACCGCTAAAAAGCAAAATCTCATAGATACCAATGTCGTTATGAATGATCTATTTTCTCAAAGCGCACAAGCACTAAGCACACTCAATATTACACCACTTTCAACAGGACTAGAAACTGTTGGAAACACACTTCGCACCGAAGTCAATACTGCGTTAGCACAACAAAACAATGTCGAATATAAAATCATTACCGCTAATGAAGGCTTATACCAAACCAATACACACAATGCACTCTCTCCAACGACACCGGTAACCTATACGGCTAATAGCAGCACCATCATCGACAATATCACACTTCCGAAAGGTAAGTATGGTGTGTTTTTAGTTGATAAAGCCAAAGATCATCCCTATCTCATCGAAGCCAACCCTCTTTATACGAACTACAACACCTTTATCAGCTCAGATTATATGCTTAAAAAGCTCGATTACCGCCCAGAGAATACCCTCAAACGTCTAGGCGATGCGATGTATGAAACGCAGCTTGTAAGTAACAGTGTCATACGCCTTAGTGGCAGTCGTTACCTTGAAGGTTATGGCTCAGAGCTTTCGCAGTTTCAAGGACTGATGGATAATGCCCTAAGCCTCCAATCTTCTTTGGAGTTAAAGCTAGGCATTGCTCTCTCTTCTGATCAAATAGCACGTCTGAGTAAAAACATCGTCTGGATGGTGGAAAAAGTCGTCGATGGACAGAGCGTACTGGCTCCAGAAGTCTATCTTGCAAGTACCAATGTAGGAAGCGATGGCGCAAAAATAGCCGCAGGGAATATCGACCTTGTCATCCAAGATACCCTGCTTAACGATGGCATCATCGCAGCAGATGGCTCACTTAAAGTTGCTACAGGTTCCAAACTCACCAATCAAAACGGTGCTATTACTTCGGGTGGAACTATGGCTCTATCTTCAGGAGGTGCTTTGGAAAACCTAAGCGGAACCATCACTTCGGGTGGCGACATGAGCCTCCAAGCTGGGAGCATCGCTAGTTCTGCTCTAACACAAGATAAAACCTATAACTATGGACAAGGATCACAAACTACCACACTAAAAGGTAAGGCTTCCCAGCTCACTTCTGGTGGCAGCCTTGCAATGCAAGCCAATGATGACATCACACTTGCCAATACCCATGTTCAAGCCCAAGGTGATATTGCCCTTGTTTCTAGCAATGGGGCAGTTAACATTGAAGCAGTAGAGACCAAAGAAACCTATGACTTCCAATTAAAAAATGGCTACAACAGAGGCAATTCCATTACCCAAAATGGCTCAACCGTAGAGGGTAAAAACATCGCTATCAATGCCAACCAAGTGGGTGTCATAGCTTCCAACATGAATGCTAATGAAAACATCGTTTTAGACAGTAAAGAAGGCGTGAACATCTTAGCTGCCAATGATCTGACCTACCAGGACACCAAAATTACTAGTAAGAGCGGATTCTTTGGTAAAAAAACACAACAAGACACCAAATATAAAGAAACCGTTGTCCAAAGTAACCTTAAAGCCAATAACATCCTCATAAAAGCAGATACAGGCAGTGCCACTTTAGAATCAGCCAATCTTATCGCTAAAGAGAACATCGTCGTTGATGCAAAAACTGACATCAATGTTCTTGCCAAACAGTACCGAGAAGGTGAGATGCACTCTACGAGTAAGTCTTCATGGGGAGGTTTGAGCCAAAGTGCTTCCATGAACAGAGTCGATGCCTTAAATGCCAAAGAAGCACAGCTTAGAACTGAAGCGTTGAACATCATCATGAAATCAGGCAATGACATCAAAGTCATCGGCTCCAACATCGATGCCGCGTCAGACCTACAACTCCAAGCCGCCAATGAAGTACTTATAGCAGCAGCCCAAGAGTTTAGCCAAAATGAACAGTGGAGTAAAAAAAGCAGCTTCAACCTAGGCAATATGCTCACTTCTCTTGCAACATTTGGTCTTACTAAAACAGGACCTGTGTATGAATCAGAGTTTAAGAAAGATGATAAGACCAAAGTCAGTGCAAAGTCTTCTAACATTAACAGTGGCAATAACATCATCATCGACAGTGGCAATGCCAAAGTGGTAGGCTCGAACCTCAGTGCGACTAACACCATCCAAGCCACAACCAACACAGGCTCCATCGAAGTGCTCTCCGCTGAAGAGAGTGCAAAAACTTCAAGTGTCAGTAAAAAAACAGAAGTGAGCTTAGGCAATATCTTTGAGATGGCAGAGTCCATTCAAAAAGTTGTTACGCCACAACCGGGTAAAGACCAAGACACAAAGATAAAAATCTCCGTCGCCAAAGCAACCTATGACAACTCAGCCACATCAACTGAGAGCCTAACCCATAAAAGCTCATCGCTTACCAGTAAAAGCGGTGACATCGTGATGGATTCTAAAAAAGACATCATGGTCGATGGCTCCAAACTTGAAGCGGCTAAAACAGTGAAACTCACCACCCAAGAAGGCGATGTCACCATCAAAGAGTCCATAGACACCTTTACTGAAAACGCTAAAGAAAAACATGCCAGTGCAGAAGTAAGCATCACCGTACAAAACGAATATGTGGAAATAGGCTCTGCCGTTAAAGCAGCCGCAGAGTCCGCCAAACAACTTAAAAAAGTCAAAGAGGACTACAGCAAGTATAAAGATGAAGTCAGCAAACTCGAATCAACTCTCAGTGATGTTAAAGCACGCTATAAAGCTAAAGAAGCAGGCATTGACTTTGAAGACATCGGTGATCTTCAAGACCTAATTGACAATGTCAAAGACAATGAAAAGTACTATGTAGCAGCAATTGCCGCGGCTGCAGCGGATCTGGCTACTAAAACCGTTGCTATCGCATCTCAAGTCGCTACAGCTGCTGCAAGTTCAGGTACATGGGGCTTCTCCGCAGGACTAGCCCTCGATATGAAAGGCTCTCAACTGCTCAGTGATGCTGGTTACACCAAAAGCCTTGCTTCAAGTATCTATGGCAATGACATCCTTATAAACACCAACACTGCAACTGACACCACAACGACAGTAAGTGGTTCAACCTTAGCAGCAAAAGATAACCTAAATATCACAACCCATGACTTACATGTAAAATCCTCAGTCGATACCACAACCTCCAAACAAGACAGTAAAGACCTCAGTGGAACGCTATCTATGACCATGTACGGTGGAGGCAGTGGACTAGGAGCTACACTAGGGTATGGCGAAGGACATCAAAACAGTGATAGTACCACCAATACCAATGCAGAACTCCTTGCTAAAAACATCAACATCACTACCACAAACGATGCTTCCTTTAAAGGAGCCACAGTTAAAGCAGACGATACCTTGAATGTCAAAGTTGGAGGTGACCTCAGTGTTGAATCTCAAAGAGATAGTAGCTCCTCTAACTCCAAAGGGTTTAATGTCAGTGTCAGTGCCTCTTTAGGGAAGGATAAAGACTACACAGCAAATCAAAGTGATTACGCAACTCCAGAAGCATATAAAGCTGCACAAAATGCGCTCAATAAAACAGCAGGTGCTAGAATTGGTAATGGCTTAGGCAGTACAGGAGCCAGCTTTGGAGCCAATACTGGGACAAGCCAAAGTAAACAAACGGTTCTTACCTCTCTGACAGGAGATAATGTCAATATTGATGTTGAGAAAAATACGAACATCAAAGGTGCCCTTATAGCTGCAGGTAGTACCAATGAGCAAGGTCAGTTTGAAGATAATGGTAATCTCAAATTCAAAACCGATACGTTAACCTTTGCAAACTCTAGCAATACCCAATTTAGCTCTAGCAATAGCTTTAATGTAGGAGCTAATATAGGATTTGAAACAAAAACCAATGCCAAAACTAATGTGAAAGAATCAACCACTAAAGTCAATTCTTCCTCTCTATCACTTAGCAATCAAATGGGCTACAGTGGTTCTAAAACCTTAGCCACTGTAGGTCAAGGCAAGCTAGAAGTAGGCGACACTGAAAACTCCGATGACCTTACTAGACTTAACCGAGATACCACGAAAGTCAACAAAGAGCTTTACTCAGGAAGTGTGGGTACTTCGGTGACAGCGGTACTAGATCATAGGTTACTCACAGAAGATGGAAGGAATCAGATAAAAGAAGATGTCAAAAAAGCAAGTAATGCGCTTAGTGCCATGGGTGATGCCATCACAAAAGATGAAGTAGGACTCAAAAACTTCTTTGAACATCAAGGTGTTGTAGATGCAACCTATGAAGTCATGAAGCAGTTTATACAAACCGAAGATGGTAAATATGCCAAAATATGGAATGACCAAGTCAATGCAACACCAGAGCAGATCCAAGAAGCAACCAATGCTTTTTCTAAAGTCATTGCTTATCAATACAACATTTCTCTTGATGAAGCAAAACTGATCGCAGCTGCTTCATTTATGAAAGGGGCAACGTATAATCAACCTAAATCCAATACGATTGTTGTCAATGCCAATGGCAACAATAATGCACTTGATTATGCAGAGACAACCACCCATGAAGGAATCCATGCTGGCATAAATCAAGGGTTTATCAGCAATAGAGGAACTCCAGAACTTAATGAAGCATACGCTAGACTTATGGAAGGATATGGCAATAAAGACTTTGTGTTTGTCTATACCAATGCAGGGTATGGTGAAGTAAAAACTGACAATGTCAATAAACCTATCACCCAAGGTGATTCTGCACTGATAGACAAAAACACAGAGTGGTTTATGGATAAGGCTATTAATGATCCAAAAAATGTGGATTATAGTACGGATGTTCAAAAATTACCTGATGGAAGATATAAAGTTGTGAATGTTAATTTGAAAGACAATGATAAATCAATATATGTTGTTAATGACAAAGGTGAACGTACTGGTGAAAAAATAGGTGAATCAATATTTATAGATTCATTTTATTATGCAGATGGTTCATCTAAAGCTACTCTAGCGAGAGGAATTATTGATACAACTTCTAAAGAGGGGGCAAATTTTTTAAATAACAAAATCTACTCAGATACTCCTTCTATTGCATCTTACATAAATGAATGGAGGAATTATAATTTTAAGGATATAGGGGCAGAAAAGTATCCTCCAGGTCAAGAAAGAGCTGATTATACCTATCGAGGTAGTCAAATTTATCCAGGTGTTTATGCAAGTGCGAGAGACTTTGGTAACATTGGTGCAGGGTATGTAGCTGGATATGGTTTAATGCCATGGAATTTATCAAAATTTACTTTTGAGCGTTTTCAAGCCAAACAAAATGGTAATATTTTTGGAGATGGTACAGAAGTTGGACAATCAACTTCTGCACAATTCCTTGGTTGGGAAAAAGGATATCAAGCAATAACTAATAAATTACAAGATTAA
- a CDS encoding ShlB/FhaC/HecB family hemolysin secretion/activation protein — translation MRRKFKVCTFFLVMASLAYAESVTDLIDKREQFEKQKEVFEKLEKRQDENIMRYNVEKPELLPQKDEQCFEIKEIKDEGITLLSHSEKQFLYEQYIGKCNSLTDLSNLARELTALYLDKGYITSQVYIKPQNIASGEVTLYAVEGKIEKISPDERYINSAFIGQQGDYLNLRDLENAVEMINRLPSNHATMDMVPSEKVGYTDVNIENNTTNRINGNIGLNNFGTKKTGDKQGSLELNLDDPLRLNDQFKINLNSTNKHFQNENSVGDSYEYSIPFERLLTTLSYRKSRYEQYVNGGINRYESNGDTKTYTLALNYKLFHNESHRVSVGTSVSQYQTQNYMSKALIETSSYDLSKAGAMIDYMYQTTGFYTYVAFNYTKGTDWFNAHNPTALNEKYALYTIDASLSKRLDEFQYALSGHYQHSNDQLFSANQISIGGHYSIRGYQKEGLSGNTGYYVRNELSYTPQVKFMEYFDQTYFIALDGGEIKKEVDTKGGTLLSDSLGLKLKRGDFDMTLYYAMPLYKKDVSVTHNFFGVSANYRF, via the coding sequence ATGCGGAGAAAATTTAAAGTTTGCACCTTTTTTTTAGTGATGGCAAGTCTTGCTTACGCCGAGTCTGTTACTGACTTAATCGATAAAAGAGAGCAGTTTGAGAAACAAAAAGAGGTTTTTGAAAAACTTGAAAAGCGCCAAGATGAAAACATTATGCGTTATAACGTTGAAAAGCCCGAGCTTTTACCCCAAAAAGATGAGCAATGTTTTGAGATAAAAGAAATTAAGGACGAAGGTATAACATTACTTTCTCATAGTGAGAAACAATTTTTATATGAGCAGTACATTGGCAAGTGCAATTCCCTTACGGATCTATCCAATCTAGCGCGCGAACTTACTGCATTGTACCTTGATAAAGGGTATATCACTTCACAAGTTTATATCAAACCTCAAAATATCGCTTCAGGTGAAGTAACACTTTATGCTGTTGAAGGAAAAATAGAAAAAATATCTCCCGATGAGCGTTATATCAACAGTGCTTTTATAGGACAACAGGGGGATTATCTCAATCTTCGTGATTTAGAAAATGCCGTTGAGATGATCAATCGTTTGCCAAGCAATCATGCCACAATGGATATGGTTCCTAGTGAAAAGGTCGGTTATACCGATGTTAATATTGAAAACAATACCACAAACCGCATCAATGGAAATATTGGACTTAATAATTTTGGAACCAAAAAGACAGGCGATAAGCAAGGCTCTCTTGAGCTCAATCTTGACGATCCTTTAAGGCTTAATGATCAGTTTAAAATCAATCTCAACAGTACCAATAAACACTTTCAAAATGAAAATTCCGTAGGTGATAGCTATGAGTATTCCATCCCTTTTGAACGGTTACTGACTACTTTAAGCTATCGAAAAAGTCGTTATGAGCAATACGTTAATGGCGGCATTAATCGCTATGAATCTAATGGCGATACTAAAACCTATACCTTAGCACTCAATTATAAGCTCTTTCATAATGAATCACATCGTGTTAGCGTTGGAACTTCTGTATCGCAGTATCAAACACAAAACTATATGAGCAAAGCACTGATTGAAACCTCTAGTTATGATCTCTCCAAAGCGGGCGCAATGATAGATTATATGTATCAAACAACAGGTTTTTACACGTATGTAGCATTCAATTACACCAAAGGAACCGATTGGTTTAACGCTCACAATCCAACAGCTCTTAATGAAAAATACGCTCTTTATACTATTGATGCTTCACTAAGTAAGCGCCTTGATGAATTTCAATACGCGCTTAGTGGACACTATCAACACTCCAATGACCAACTCTTTAGTGCCAATCAAATCAGCATAGGCGGGCATTATAGTATTCGCGGTTACCAAAAAGAGGGGCTGAGTGGCAATACTGGCTATTATGTACGTAATGAGCTCTCTTATACCCCTCAAGTCAAGTTTATGGAGTACTTTGATCAGACCTATTTTATAGCCCTTGATGGTGGCGAAATCAAAAAAGAAGTCGATACTAAAGGTGGTACTTTGCTGAGTGATTCTTTAGGACTTAAGCTCAAAAGAGGTGATTTTGATATGACACTTTACTATGCAATGCCTCTTTATAAAAAAGACGTGAGTGTCACTCACAATTTCTTTGGCGTTTCTGCCAATTACCGTTTTTAA